Below is a window of Zerene cesonia ecotype Mississippi chromosome 18, Zerene_cesonia_1.1, whole genome shotgun sequence DNA.
CACTTCAGAAACGTGTTCTAATTGACCGTaatgatgaatatattttttatatgtcatagaGCTGGTGGGCCGCCTGATggtcgcccatgaacatttggagaggcataaggtcaatGGCAGACctaacgcctctacaaatggattgccaacttcaaattggaaagggataaagaaaggattgatgagaggaataaaggaaataacTGTGAGTAAGGAAAAAGATATAggcctccgactcccccactcaccgtacgaaaaacatgctattattttacacCGGTTTCCtttgagggtgtggtacttcacCGGTgggagctggcccaattcatgccaaagcgtgctcgaatcccacattaaatatataaatatatataccagGATGAAGGATGAGGAACCTGGTgtaggttatattttttttggtcCACCAACTGGACGTTACAACAGGTATAAGCATTGAGAATTCGTTTTGCTATGCGTACTcatgttcattaaaatattattatttgtagataGTCGCGAACCCGCCAACTGCCCTACTTTTGGCGTACGACGCGGCGCATATCGTAGCGGAAGCGTTGGCGCTGTTGCAGCTTCCGGGCGGCGCGCCCGGCGCCTGCGAGCGCGGCACCGCCGCCTTCCACGCCGACACACTGCTCAACTACATACGCTCGGTGAGGCACCGCGAGGGCGCGCTTAGAGTGTAGTACGTCGAAGCTCGAGAGTGACGCTTGTGGCCGTTGCAGCGCGAGTGGGGCGGCGCGAGCAGCGAGCTGGCGCTGCGCTGGGAGGCGGGAGGTGCGCGGCGCGAGGTGGCGCTGCAGGCGGCCGAGCTGCTCGCGGGCGGCGAGCTGCGCACGGCGGCCGCGTGGGCGCCGCGCGACGGGCTGGCCTGGCGCCCTCGCGatcccgcgccgccgccgccgcgcgacTCCATGGTCAACCGCACCTTCGTCGTGCTCATCGCCCCggtaatacttattttaattaattattataagatcgtttgaaatttatacattttaatttttttaataatattttatttattttcagaataAACCATACGTCATGAGACAACAATCGACCGATCGCCTCGCTGGCAACGAGCGCTACGAAGGTTTATTGTAACCTCATATATTGTTTCTTGTAAAAAAGATTTGGTAAAcgagaaaataaaactatcttttataataaattaagcgATGTGTCGGTGTGACCTTCATTAATTTGTTGTATGGTAATACTTAAACCAGGTTTCTGTATCGAGCTAATTGACCGGCTCGCGCGCCAGCTGCACTTTAACTACACGTTCGTGGAGCAGCCGGACGGCCGCTACGGCTCCTACAACAAGACAACGGGCCAGTGGGACGGCATGATGAAGAGGCTCATGGAAGACAAGGTATCTTTACTTccataattatttactgtGGGATAATCTGAAACTTCGGtatgtaataacaataactcttcatgtaataacaatatttatttatccctCATATCCATTATTTTGAGCTAATGTATGTTATGCGGTATAGGACATAGATTTCGCGGTGACGGACCTTACGATAACCGCGGAGCGCGAGAAAGCGGTGGACTTCACCACGCCCTTCATGAACCTGGGCATCGCTATCCTGTTCCGCAAGCCGCAGCCGCCCAAGCCCGCGCTACTCGCCTTCCTGCTGCCCTTCTCCAGCGGGGTTCGTTCCATCTCGCCGACTTACGCATTACATAATATCGTGCAACTTTATGCCAACCttacatgaatatttaaataaaattacataaaaaaaaactatatacataaatttgctGTAAGTAGTAGGGAAGtgttgatttgttttatagcaatgaaatgctttataaattacaagctTGCTAGGCTTAAAAGTAGTGCAggcgacgacatgtgacatctgccaacctgcacttgacTCATAGGAAGTCtctgtcccagcagtgggaacatatatgagctgatgataaCGATGATGATGAGTATGCTAGGAATTGAGTCATCTTCTTCTTCTGCtccatatttttcttttttagtcTGAATTGAGTCAAGAGAGTCAGAAATGAGAGAATATAGGTTTCAAAATTGAGCACTATTAAGCTCTAAACTATAAGAAATTTACTTCACTAAGCCGGATAGCAAATAGCATGCAGTACCGTGCGCAGGTGTGGCTGTGCTTGGGCTTCGCGTACCTAGGCACGTCGCTGGTGCTGTACGTGGTGGGCCGGCTGTGCCCCGAGGAGTGGCAGAACCCGTACCCGTGCGTGGAGGAGGCCGCCGCGCTCGAGAATCAGTTCACCATCTCCAACGCGCTCTGGTTCATTCTGGGCGCCGTGCTCATGCAGGGATCTGAAATTGCGCCCGTGTAAGTATCTCATGTAAATTTATCATTCTAACTTATAACTTCGATCAATTCTACTCTTATCGTTCCACAGGGTAATTAGTAATTTGCTCGTTCTTCCGtacataagaatataattttatacttagttGTTTTATGTCATAGGTGGCAAAGGAAGTTGGTCGCCTGTTCggaatagaaaaaatgaaattattattttgagggTAGCGAGTGACGCGATGTATTTATACGGCCGGAGGGAGCGCGGTAGTCGTTGTCGCCTCCCATGTAATCACGCGCGGATTGCCTgctaatttactttatattcaaaagcACTTCACAGAAAATTTTGgttgctttttaattgtttagtCTTAAGCAGTCACCACCCATAAACGTCTGTAACACGGGTGGTGTAacaagtgctttgccggccttttaGTGACATATAGGGTATTTTCTTGAAGGCTCCAATGTAACATAGGTGGTAAATCGTACCAAATCGGCATACGTAGAAAGAAGTTGCGAGTGAAGCGTTTGGTGGTGGATCACCGATTATCCTGTTACGACACCTCTGTAAATAGATTGCTGACTCCTTTTTTCTACAAGTACTGGGAAGGGTAGAGAAAAGGTTAAAGGACATCCGGTTCCCCCACTTCGACGacgaattattatattttatttttaaatagtaccAGTATAATTGAATTGTGTTCAGCGCGTACGGGTCCCGCGCGGTGGCGAGCGCGTGGTGGATCTTTGCGATCGTGATCGTCAACTCGTATACGGCCAACCTGGCCACGCTGCTCGGCACCAAGACCTCCAACGAGCTCATCCACAACGTACGCGACCTCGCCGAGAATGACCTCGGTATCACCTACGGCGCCAAGGCCGGCGGATCCACTTTCACTTTCTTCgaggtatatttttaagctaTTGCATAGCTTCTATCGCGGGCCTTATGCGTGGAGACCGAATCCAGAAATTCCGTAACGAAAATAACTTAACACCCCCAACACGACCAGCACAGCGGTGATACTTTTTAGTTTTCCTATCTATCGCTCTTCGCCATCACGCTCAAAAAGTTGaattaaaatcaaagaaaaacaaaggGAAACAAATactgcataaataaaataaataaataattatagtactatcctacttccttcctacgaatcctatcctactaatgctACTTCCTACCTTccaactataatattataaatgcgaaagtttgtgaggatgtgtgtgtgtttgttgctctttcacgcaaaaacaattgcaatgaaatttggtacgtaaacagctggacaactggaataacatataggcaatcctttatcccgatattcctacgggatacagacttacgcgagtgaaattgcggggcgcagctagtacttacATAAGTTGATAAAGACAGCTATGTAATAGTTACAAtgcttatttcataatattttaatataatgtgaaGCCTAAAGTTCACTCAGCTTACATCTACCTatcatcattataaattttacattttaaatttaactaaggATATAGTATATAACGGAAACAAATGTCTtactaaaagtttttaaaatatttaatactagatGTTCGGTCCGTTTTCGCCCGCGGTACCTATACAGACTGTGTCACTCAGtcaagttgcagctttcttttggtgaaagaaatttcaaaactgaaccgattgcaatgaaatttggtacgtagacagctggacaagtggaataatacaactttttatcccgatattcctacgggatacggacttacacgggtgaaaccgcggggtgcagcgaGTATAAGTATAGATTGAACGCTCGTCCCGACTCCGgctggatatcaagattcccgttttatcccaagggagcatttaatcgggataaaaagtatcctatcacccaaataAACTCATACCCtgcctgtataccaaatttcatcaaaattcgttgagcagtttcagtgtgattaacggacaaacatccaaacaaacaacctttcacatttataatattagtgtgatatttagtgtgattaatattttcaagatttttatttgttttagctTTCGAACAACGATTTATACAAAAGTATGTATCAAAAGATGATGCAGCAGGAAATGCCGTCGTCCAACGAAGCAGGCATTGAAAAGtaagagaaattaattataatggaaTCACTCGGACATGAAGTGTCAAATTTAGCTTATAATGTACCATCTTCATGCAATATTTGTTACCAGGGTGATGAAAGAACAGTACGCATTTTTCGCGGAGTCTACCACCATTGAGTATACCATAGAGCGAAACTGTGAAGTCACTATGGtctgtaaaaatatcaatgtttgtatacaataaaataaggaacacaattattaagaagcatttgttatttaagGTCGGAGAGCTACTAGACAATAAGGGTTACGGAATTGCCATGAAGAAaagtaagtttatattttgttaaccGACAATTTCGTGACTTTTCAAACGATTGACGCGATTCTTTTTGCACGTGGTATGTATGCTATCATACGATAGGtcttttaagataaaattacgATATAGTCCAAGCAACTTATATCTTAACCATCTTAACCATCTTATTCGTAACACTCGTCATATTTTTCTGCATACGCATGCGGAAAGTTTTAAGCGTTTTCGCGAGTTAGCTTTTTTCCACAGACGCTTAAGGTAGAGTGAGCGGAGTGATGCTTTCATGTGGTTTCTCCAGTAAGCCCAATTCATTTGTCATGTATACtttggaaattattattataatagccCTCTATTGTACCcgaggttgtctggaagaaatcgctctaAGCGACAAGACCGCCCATTGTACTTAGATTAGTAAGCTTTATTTgtctcttttctttttctttaatgttaaataagtgcaatgaagaataaataaataatcaatttgtcAAATTGTGTtgaaattgtttgaattttgcgtgaaataccATACTGATGTGCGTGGCGTGAAATaccatactgctgtgtttcggtcggtgagtgggggagccggagacccatatccttttccttacccttcccagtcctttccttcattcctctcgtcaatcctttcttaatccatataatatataatcaatcCATTCGTAGAGGCGTAatgtctgcaattgaccttacacctctccaaatgttcacgaGCGGTGGTAGGTaccgcttactatcaggcgacccaccagctccattgcttGGTGGCAGAAAAAAGACATATTTGAAGTCATATTAGTCTTAATACTTCAcgtctaaataataaatttaacattgttgtacgtaatttgttttattaacaaatgagCATGACATTTAATCGATtgctataaaatacatttgcaaTGTTTAGATTCGCAGTATCGTCACTCGATGAACTTGGCGTTGTTGAACCTGCAAGAGTCTGGCGTGCTGCGCGAGATGAAGCACCGCTGGTGGAAGGAGAAGCACGGCGGCGGGGCTTGTCAGGTATATCTCATCCTCTTTTTTCCAAGAAATACAACtttcatttatcaaaaattttaattgctttataataataaatgggtttaattatttttataatcgtgTCTCGGCGCAGCCGAACGCGGACCCGTCGAACGACGAGCTGACGATGCGCAACTTTCTGGGGCTGTTCCTGGTGCTGGTGGTGGGGTGCGCGCTGGGCATAGTGGTGTCGTGCTGCGACCTCGCGTGGACGGCGTGGCGGCGGCCACGCGACCCCGCCGCGTCCTTCGCCGCGAGCTACTGGGCCGAGCTGCGCTTCGTGTTCCGCTTCGACCAGTCGGAGAAGCCGGTGCGGGGACCGCTCgtgccgccgcccgcgccgcgcccgtCCGGCTCGCCCGGCTCGGTGCAGACGGACAAGGCGGGCAGCCCGGGCAGCGCGGGCAGCGCGCCGGACGAGGTCGAGGAGCGGCGCTCGGGCCGCTCGGCGCGCTCGAGCCGGCGGCCCAGCGCGCGCCGCTGCTCCATGCACAACGCCAGCTTGCGCATCGCGCGACACACCACACCGACACCCAGATAGGTTGCAGTTAACCGTGGACGTTCAACATTTATATCTATGTTTACGAAGGCATTTCGTTATATGTCTGAGTCTTGTATAAATATAGGATAAGCCGCTTTTACAGTAAGCAATGACAGACTTTGCAATGACAAGCAATGTCTatctttttttacattctCTATTCATTCAatcattattgtattgaagGAAATTCGTCTTAGTAGGGAAGTCCAAGAGGGGATTTGAGATTTACTCGAGCGCATCAGATTTTTTAAGGGAAGGAACCTTATCTATTGCTAAGTACCTCCAAAAAGAATTAGCAATTAATATTGGTTGGTGCGCTCTCTGAAGCCGCAGGAAATAGAGATAATTCTCTAAGGCTACTCTCCAATCGTCAGATTAGCGAAATATGGACTTTTTGTGTTGTAATTAACCCCTAATTTCTTTATCAGACGCGCTcgagtaatatttttttaataattttactctACTTCATAGCCACAAAATTGCCACATAAATCGTaagaataatgttattttatttcagtgatatGCTAGAgaattcaaaatatcaaaatctaatCTATGAGtggtttttttacaataaataaaatatataaaaacttttctccaacgctaaaattaaaaactttatagatttttttttcttgctatcATCAAATCTGTGAATTCCAATAAGTTTCCAAGACGCAcgagtaaatacacatttagcatcTTGGGATCTCCTACTATCTGCACTGCATGTGAGTTGCGCTGTGATaacttcaaattcaaattcgaaatgatttattgtgattcacaGGTTATAAGGAAGATAtcacattatataaagttctaCTGTGATCTGCCATGTGGCGTACAATTGTCaacttttacataaataattaattattaatcatatttatacatatggagcattatttttacacgcttcttattagcttcacctgtatgtttgtatgtttatgggctataaataaattgttaatattccggtgaaattattatttattaattttatgtattaaacagTAATGCCTGTAGTAatgatttcttattattataacaaaaaagttgTAAATTCTACTCAGTCCAATCCACAACATCGGATTATTCCTACAAGAATTATCGTTAGAAGCTTTTttggatataatttataagtaccAATTGAAGTatgctaatataaattactagctgcgccccgcggtttcacccgcgtaagtccNNNNNNNNNNNNNNNNNNNNNNNNNNNNNNNNNNNNNNNNNNNNNNNNNNNNNNNNNNNNNNNNNNNNNNNNNNNNNNNNNNNNNNNNNNNNNNNNNNNNNNNNNNNNNNNNNNNNNNNNNNNNNNNNNNNNNNNNNNNNNNNNNNNNNNNNNNNNNNNNNNNNNNNNNNNNNNNNNNNNNNNNNNNNNNNNNNNNNNNNNNNNNNNNNNNNNNNNNNNNNNNNNNNNNNNNNNNNNNNNNNNNNNNNNNNNNNNNNNNNNNNNNNNNNNNNNNNNNNNNNNNNNNNNNNNNNNNNNNNNNNNNNNNNNNNNNNNNNNNNNNNNNNNNNNNNNNNNNNNNNNNNNNNNNNNNNNNNNNNNNNNNNNNNNNNNNNNNNNNNNNNNNNNNNNNNNNNNNNNNNNNNNNNNNNNNNNNNNNNNNNNNNNNNNNNNNNNNNNNNNNNNNNNNNNNNNNNNNNNNNNNNNNNNNNNNNNNNNNNNNNNNNNNNNNNNNNNNNNNNNNNNNNNNNNNNNNNNNNNNNNNNNNNNNNNNNNNNNNNNNNNNNNNNNNNNNNNNNNNNNNNNNNNNNNNNNNNNNNNNNNNNNNNNNNNNNNNNNNNNNNNNNNNNNNNNNNNNNNNNNNNNNNNNNNNNNNNNNNNNNNNNNNNNNNNNNNNNNNNNNNNNNNNNNNNNNNNNNNNNNNNNNNNNNNNNNNNNNNNNNNNNNNNNNNNNNNNNNNNNNNNNNNNNNNNNNNNNNNNNNNNNNNNNNNNNNNNNNNNNNNNNNNNNNNNNNNNNNNNNNNNNNNNNNNNNNNNNNNNNNNNNNNNNNNNNNNNNNNNNNNNNNNNNNNNNNNNNNNNNNNNNNNNNNNNNNNNNNNNNNNNNNNNNNNNNNNNNNNNNNNNNNNNNNNNNNNNNNNNNNNNNNNNNNNNNNNNNNNNNNNNNNNNNNNNNNNNNNNNNNNNNNNNNNNNNNNNNNNNNNNNNNNNNNNNNNNNNNNNNNNNNNNNNNNNNNNNNNNNNataaaataaaataaataaataaataaacatatgaaatCTTAGGTcaggtaaaattaaatatttataaaattaaatatatataatatgatatattatataatatgagttaaaattaagaatacgTATATTGGGTCCAAATCAAAGGAGGTCAAGTTTGTTGGAGTTTAAGCATGAATAATTTGTAAGTGCGTCGAAAATTGGATTTACACTTGAACGGTGAAttgtgtttacaattttacgcTGACACATTCGTTGAAGGGAAGACAGGAATTTGCAAAAACACTTCACGTAATTAATGGACAcccttttaataatattattatttatgtgtccACCTTAGGGcttcattaatttaactaatgcatacaaaaacacataatCAATTGAGGGGACTGCTATAAAAAATGatcaacaattaatttaagacGAATTGggattcatattattattaggattCATATTCACCTAAGGAAATGTTCCTAACGTTCTGAATATTAGCTggattgtacatataaataaaaaataagttatatgtAAGTAGCTATGTAGTGACTGGTATAGttttatcacagataacataattctctacgtattttattatctgcgGTAGTGATACCCTATCCAGCGCACACTACAACTACACAAACGTTTTATATTGTGCTTACAAGAATGtggatatttcatttttttcttttctaaattacaatttgatttatttttgtttgtcctatgttatttttttcttgttcttttttcttctttctattGCGATGTTTATGAAAActtcttttcatatttttaaaaacatcataacttgtgttatatttatttattgagacACACACGATTTTATGTGTACCTAATATGATTACCGAATTTTTGCTTCCTCCTTTTAAAACTACCAAGGATCCCATATAAAACAGATTtccaattaaaaagttaaaacatgtttttagaAGTCTTATTGTAGAAAAATGTACATTGCATCTCTTTACAtttaaggatattttttatatcattaaaagaGTTCGTATTAGCGGAAACATCCTACCCATCAGCTCATGTCAAAACTCCAGTATATACAGTATGCAGTACGAAAAATGAGCACCAACTAAAAAACAAGTGTGGCGTAGATCACGCTGTTAAGGTGGAGACCTCAATAATTTTTTCGCCAAGTCGAGCGAGCGAAAGAGCGAATTCAAGCGATTTTCGATCCCTATAATTTCGTAGTGGTTTAAAACAGAAGCCTGAATTTTCAGTAACTCAGACAGCATTGTATAAACACGTTGTATTCCTTATCTCATGCAACGTTATAATTTAAGACGGAAGGTCCGTTAAGATGGGACAGATTAAATTACTAACCGACCAAGTCGGTTGCTGGATCTCGTATGGATCTTGCATGGATCTTACAACGtttaacaattgtttttttcttcttcacctgtatgtttctatgtttgtttgtatgtttgtttgtaaccgacttgtttgggcgcgattttgacccactttaaacggccagatttcgttcaaactttgtagatttattgaggaccgatgacaatacactaatttgataaaattattccatttttcaatttgcaaccccacgctttttttaaaataaaatatttttttttttactcacactattattaatttatattcattgaaatttttaacactattttcttaatttaaattcatttaaatttattttctattttttagttcggttttctataaaaagcgtgttttttagtttttttaaactgttattttttttttttaatattgaagtgaaacttaatttttagtttaatagcattgaaatgcttagAAGTGAAACGTCTTTAGAATCTTTgcgatttcaaacctgatgcaacggaaaaaacgacaggtaagagacacaaatacaaaaatgtgtagaatgaagccgacaaagaatgagacagaaatatacatactaatatatattatcggtttctcctatttgttaaacaaatattatttttaattatctttttatatatatccatctcattcttttgtcgatttactgaagttcacttctatcgtgtgtgaatcgcacacacaccttttttttgttttttatgggATAAgcatttgaaaatggaatacTAACAGACCTCtaggatttataataaacaatccttttttatatcataagttGCTATTCCTCGTATGCCAATCGCCACGAGTATTTTTAACgtaattagtattttaatatttaaatcaaatttatacagTACTTGTTgtcttcgtccgtggtacatatcaTTTCACTCAGTAAAAttgtagctttctaatggtggaagattttttgaaattggtccagccGTTAACGCGTGATGGCGTGACCAAgaaatagggattcatttttatatacatagatattttttcaatcTTCAATCTTCTGTTCACCCGTTATCGCAATAAGATAAATTCTGCAATGTTAGCTCTCAATACTGTAAACGATTTTCCGGGAGCGGTGACGTCAGTGTAAGAAGATGTCAATCAGTAGAGGTGCTCGAGCGTCGGGCGAGTGCGCGCGCAGCAGCAGCGCGCCGGCGCGGCGCTATCGACGCGCGGCGGTGGCggtggcggcggcggcggcggcgggcggcaGTCGCGCGGTGCAGCATGGAGCAGCAGGGCGCAGCGCCTGTGGGCCCCGGGGCCGCGCGCCCCATCGTCAACCCCGAGGAGTTCGGTGAAGTGGACACCTCCAGGTGCGCTCGCCTCTCGCCACACGACTGACTCCGTACACCCTACCCTACGTGTCGCTTAGATATGTTTAAATGCTCATTTTAGAAATCGTTCCAAAATAATGTACCTAATAATCGTTCGTttcaagataaatattattttagtaaataaaaaatcttaacaGGAACTCTGCAGAAATGTATGCACAGTAAATACACCAAGTAATGTCTGATACCTGCTTATTGTGATTCTCTTTTCTTATCTTACGTCATcgttttcaattgtttttcgAAACGAAAGGAGGTATATTGTAATGTGTAAAAGAGGTGGCCATTTTAAGTAACGATTTATTTGTGCCTTACCGTTATATTgcaattaacatattaaattagttttaggTAAAGTGCGAACGCGACATCAATTGTGAAATGAAAGTGATATAACAACATTATATCTTTACCTACTTTTCCTATAGATTAAAGAACAgagatttatatacaattcaGTTGGAATAAAGCCAGTGgttgattttaaaacaattgctTTTGTGTATAACACATTTGCACAAATAGTCTGTTGTGAGAGTCGGTATAAAGTTATAGCACACTTGTAGAAGTcacataaatgtttgaaatccATCTCGACTAAGTATAAAGCAtcgaataattatataatttatgtcatcaatttataacaaaagtcTCTTACTACATTcaacatttacatatattttaatgaatttatgtttaatttacatgCACTTAATA
It encodes the following:
- the LOC119834030 gene encoding glutamate receptor ionotropic, kainate 2-like; this encodes MRGDRIQKFPCDVSTAIYLHQCLYIPALRLFEPQSAAVLQAMEAWREQYRNRLGDAADDEEIEQIVANPPTALLLAYDAAHIVAEALALLQLPGGAPGACERGTAAFHADTLLNYIRSREWGGASSELALRWEAGGARREVALQAAELLAGGELRTAAAWAPRDGLAWRPRDPAPPPPRDSMVNRTFVVLIAPNKPYVMRQQSTDRLAGNERYEGFCIELIDRLARQLHFNYTFVEQPDGRYGSYNKTTGQWDGMMKRLMEDKDIDFAVTDLTITAEREKAVDFTTPFMNLGIAILFRKPQPPKPALLAFLLPFSSGVWLCLGFAYLGTSLVLYVVGRLCPEEWQNPYPCVEEAAALENQFTISNALWFILGAVLMQGSEIAPVAYGSRAVASAWWIFAIVIVNSYTANLATLLGTKTSNELIHNVRDLAENDLGITYGAKAGGSTFTFFELSNNDLYKSMYQKMMQQEMPSSNEAGIEKVMKEQYAFFAESTTIEYTIERNCEVTMVGELLDNKGYGIAMKKNSQYRHSMNLALLNLQESGVLREMKHRWWKEKHGGGACQPNADPSNDELTMRNFLGLFLVLVVGCALGIVVSCCDLAWTAWRRPRDPAASFAASYWAELRFVFRFDQSEKPVRGPLVPPPAPRPSGSPGSVQTDKAGSPGSAGSAPDEVEERRSGRSARSSRRPSARRCSMHNASLRIARHTTPTPR